From Synoicihabitans lomoniglobus, the proteins below share one genomic window:
- the glgB gene encoding 1,4-alpha-glucan branching protein GlgB produces the protein MTLSPKQIDVLNNAQEASPHDVLGMHPAKRGKLSGLVVRCFIHGATGCDVVETATGKSFGMECLADTGLFEVFIPRRRKVFPYQLRAHYGSGEMRQFFDPYSFLPTLGEQDLYLFNEGNEHRIYQKLGAHVREIDGVKGVAFAVWAPSAKRVSVVGNFNHWDGRYFPMRSLGSSGVWELFIPGLKEGELYKFELLDQRNHLRVKTDPYGTYFEAPPGNASIVHGTRNHAWGDQAWMEQRAAGAGTIDRPISIYEVHLGSWKRQMEDGGRPFNYRELAPMLADYALEMGFTHIEVMPLAEHPFEGSWGYQVTGFYAPTHRFGSPDDFAFFVDHLHQRGLGIILDWVPAHFPRDTFALAEFDGTHLYEHADPRQGAHMDWGTLIFNFGRNEVRCFLVANALAWLDRYHIDGLRVDAVASMLYLDYSRNEGEWIPNRHGGRENLEAIDFLRETNRLVHDYYPGVLMIAEESTAFAGISKPVADGGIGFDFKWNMGWMHDTLSYFQKDPIHRKWHQNELTFGALYQWSENFVTVFSHDEVVHGKNSMLYKMGAWHIPEKAANLRALYAHMWGWPGKKCLFMGCEFGQSHEWKYAGSLDWDLCQYIDHEGVRLLVKDLNHLYRNEPALSSSDLDPAGFRWVAAHDTEGSVISYLRQEKDEKTLFLIVGHFTPQTRENYRIGAPRRGRWREVINSNSEYYGGSGLGNGGEVHTQDVEADGFAQSLALTIPPLSTTIFKWSAE, from the coding sequence GTGACTTTATCCCCCAAGCAAATCGACGTCCTGAATAACGCTCAAGAAGCCAGCCCCCACGATGTGCTCGGCATGCACCCCGCCAAACGGGGCAAGTTATCCGGATTGGTCGTGCGTTGTTTTATTCACGGTGCCACCGGCTGTGACGTCGTCGAGACGGCGACCGGCAAGAGTTTCGGCATGGAGTGTTTGGCCGATACGGGGCTGTTCGAGGTATTCATTCCCCGGCGACGCAAGGTTTTCCCCTACCAACTCCGGGCGCATTACGGCTCGGGTGAGATGCGGCAGTTTTTCGACCCCTACAGTTTTCTGCCCACGCTGGGAGAGCAGGATCTGTATTTGTTCAACGAAGGAAACGAGCATCGGATTTACCAAAAGCTCGGGGCGCATGTGCGCGAAATCGACGGCGTGAAGGGCGTGGCCTTCGCGGTGTGGGCTCCCAGCGCGAAACGCGTTTCCGTGGTCGGTAATTTCAATCACTGGGACGGCCGTTACTTCCCGATGCGTTCTCTGGGCTCGTCCGGTGTGTGGGAGCTGTTCATCCCGGGGCTGAAGGAAGGCGAGCTCTACAAATTCGAGCTGCTCGACCAGCGCAATCACCTCCGGGTCAAAACCGATCCTTACGGCACGTATTTTGAGGCGCCTCCCGGCAACGCCTCCATCGTGCACGGCACCCGCAATCACGCCTGGGGCGATCAAGCGTGGATGGAGCAACGCGCCGCCGGAGCCGGAACAATCGATCGCCCGATTTCAATCTACGAAGTTCACCTCGGCTCGTGGAAGCGGCAGATGGAGGACGGGGGACGCCCGTTCAACTATCGCGAACTCGCGCCCATGCTGGCCGACTACGCGCTCGAAATGGGCTTTACCCACATCGAGGTCATGCCCTTGGCAGAACATCCGTTCGAAGGCTCATGGGGTTACCAGGTCACCGGCTTCTACGCGCCGACCCATCGCTTCGGCTCGCCGGACGATTTTGCGTTTTTCGTCGATCATCTGCACCAACGCGGCCTGGGCATCATTCTCGACTGGGTGCCGGCTCACTTCCCCCGCGATACCTTTGCGTTGGCCGAGTTCGACGGCACGCACCTCTACGAACACGCCGATCCGCGTCAGGGCGCGCACATGGATTGGGGCACGTTGATCTTTAATTTCGGGCGCAACGAGGTGCGGTGTTTCCTCGTGGCCAATGCACTCGCCTGGCTCGACCGCTATCACATCGACGGCCTGCGCGTGGACGCCGTCGCCTCGATGCTCTACCTCGACTATTCGCGCAACGAAGGAGAATGGATCCCCAATCGCCACGGTGGCCGGGAAAATCTCGAGGCCATTGATTTCCTGCGCGAAACCAACCGCCTCGTGCACGACTACTACCCGGGGGTGCTGATGATTGCCGAGGAGTCGACCGCCTTTGCCGGGATCAGTAAACCCGTGGCCGACGGCGGCATCGGCTTCGACTTCAAGTGGAACATGGGCTGGATGCACGACACGCTGAGCTACTTCCAAAAGGATCCCATTCATCGCAAATGGCACCAGAACGAGCTGACGTTTGGCGCGCTCTACCAGTGGTCGGAAAATTTTGTGACGGTCTTCTCCCACGACGAAGTCGTGCACGGAAAAAACTCAATGCTCTACAAAATGGGAGCATGGCACATCCCGGAAAAGGCGGCCAATCTGCGCGCGCTTTACGCTCACATGTGGGGATGGCCGGGTAAGAAATGCCTCTTCATGGGCTGTGAATTCGGGCAGTCCCACGAATGGAAATACGCGGGCAGCCTCGACTGGGATCTTTGCCAATATATCGATCACGAGGGCGTGCGCCTGCTCGTGAAGGACCTGAATCATCTTTACCGCAACGAACCGGCGCTCAGTTCCAGCGACCTCGACCCCGCGGGATTCCGTTGGGTGGCGGCGCACGATACCGAGGGGAGCGTCATTTCCTACCTGCGACAGGAAAAGGACGAGAAGACGCTGTTCCTCATCGTGGGACACTTCACGCCGCAAACGCGGGAAAACTATCGCATCGGGGCGCCGCGCCGCGGACGCTGGCGCGAGGTGATTAACTCGAACAGCGAATATTACGGTGGCTCCGGACTCGGCAATGGTGGCGAGGTGCACACGCAGGATGTCGAAGCGGACGGCTTTGCCCAAAGCCTCGCGCTGACGATCCCGCCGTTGAGCACGACGATCTTCAAGTGGTCGGCCGAGTAA
- a CDS encoding LPS-assembly protein LptD, translating into MLSRLVSSWSFILTAAVAGTGGAFAQTAVAPTPNITAEDSVLDFANRTVVFRGNAQVSFGDLKLAADEMEWQRDSNLVIARGHAVVQRGDLRLLAEELTYHTLDRSYTVTDLRFGRAPLYFSGGMVEGTAEQLIFTDAVVSFGEPHPWSPTLTAKTLTYFPERERIEASGGRLGLGFFQPIPLPATPLPTSIPLVNDLTFDGGYTSRLGAHLLVGAQVPIAETVRVGAEAGFYTKRGVMVGPTLSYDWGTDENAHATGRFSSGYIYDTGRRLTDIRGQPISPNRGIAQWEHRQHIGEQLTLNADLHYWSDSEVLRDFKARDFFPVQVPDTYVDLSHVTANTVSGLFLRAQPNPYHQVRQRLPELTFDLLPTPFGVAGLVHEASASAAVLRDDPPAGGGELRSNRVDLYYALTRPWQPQSWMSVNPVAGVRLTHYADAVGGRSDYTRALGELGVDAEMRASAVFDYQNERWGIDGLRHLVTPRLSYRYIPDADKGSAYIPAIDRRVFATYLEPLALGARRQIDDLSRTHTLRLAVDQRLQTRDPIYGSRDLVRLNVAIDSRFDRAPGERTLSALHTELRLSPAPFVDLELYHRVTPGDWTSRELNTAITLRSADRWRLQFGNHYLAGDIQEFIAGFSYRVNEVWEGYTRVHLDSRRDRFVEQTYGVRQTIANRWIVGYELSFFEGPRRESDFGFNLVLDAIRF; encoded by the coding sequence ATGCTCAGTCGCCTCGTAAGCAGTTGGTCGTTTATCCTCACCGCCGCCGTCGCCGGAACGGGAGGCGCGTTCGCGCAGACGGCGGTCGCTCCGACCCCCAACATCACGGCCGAAGATTCCGTGCTGGATTTTGCGAACCGCACCGTCGTCTTCCGCGGCAATGCCCAGGTTTCGTTCGGAGACCTGAAACTGGCGGCCGATGAAATGGAGTGGCAGCGGGACTCGAACCTCGTGATCGCCCGCGGCCATGCCGTGGTGCAACGCGGCGATCTGCGGCTGCTCGCCGAGGAGTTGACCTACCACACCCTCGATCGGTCCTATACCGTGACCGACCTGCGTTTCGGCCGGGCTCCGCTGTATTTTTCCGGAGGCATGGTCGAAGGCACCGCCGAACAACTTATCTTCACCGATGCGGTGGTGAGTTTTGGCGAACCCCATCCGTGGTCGCCGACCTTGACGGCCAAAACGCTGACCTACTTCCCCGAACGCGAACGCATCGAGGCCTCCGGCGGGCGGTTGGGACTAGGGTTTTTCCAACCGATTCCCCTGCCCGCGACGCCGTTGCCCACTTCGATCCCGTTGGTCAACGACCTGACTTTTGATGGCGGCTACACCAGTCGATTGGGGGCCCATCTGCTGGTTGGAGCCCAGGTGCCGATCGCTGAAACGGTGCGCGTGGGTGCCGAGGCCGGGTTCTACACCAAACGCGGCGTGATGGTCGGTCCAACTCTCAGCTACGACTGGGGCACCGATGAAAACGCCCACGCGACGGGCCGGTTTTCCAGTGGCTACATCTACGACACCGGCCGTCGCCTCACCGATATTCGCGGGCAACCGATTTCGCCCAACCGGGGCATCGCCCAATGGGAGCATCGGCAACACATCGGTGAGCAGCTCACCCTGAACGCCGATCTGCACTACTGGAGCGATTCCGAAGTGTTGCGAGATTTCAAGGCGAGGGACTTTTTCCCCGTCCAAGTTCCCGACACGTATGTCGACCTCAGCCATGTCACCGCCAACACGGTGAGCGGACTCTTCCTGCGGGCCCAGCCCAACCCCTACCACCAGGTCCGCCAACGCCTGCCGGAACTCACCTTCGATCTGTTACCGACGCCATTCGGCGTTGCGGGTCTCGTGCACGAAGCCAGCGCCTCGGCCGCCGTATTGCGTGATGATCCCCCGGCCGGCGGCGGCGAATTGCGTTCCAATCGCGTCGATCTCTACTACGCGCTCACCCGCCCTTGGCAGCCCCAATCCTGGATGTCGGTCAACCCCGTCGCCGGCGTCCGCCTCACTCACTACGCCGACGCGGTCGGGGGACGCAGCGACTACACCCGCGCCCTCGGCGAACTTGGTGTCGATGCCGAGATGCGCGCCAGCGCGGTTTTTGACTACCAAAACGAGCGCTGGGGCATCGACGGACTGCGTCACCTCGTGACGCCGCGTCTTTCCTATCGCTACATTCCCGACGCCGACAAGGGCTCCGCTTACATCCCCGCCATCGATCGCCGCGTGTTCGCCACCTACCTCGAACCGCTCGCCCTCGGGGCGCGGCGCCAGATCGACGACCTCAGCCGCACGCACACCCTGCGGTTGGCTGTCGACCAACGCCTGCAAACCCGTGATCCGATCTACGGATCGCGCGATCTTGTCCGACTGAATGTGGCCATCGATTCGCGGTTCGATCGTGCCCCGGGAGAACGAACATTGTCCGCCCTGCACACCGAGTTGCGGCTGTCACCGGCGCCGTTTGTGGACCTGGAACTTTATCACCGGGTGACTCCCGGCGACTGGACGTCGCGCGAGTTGAACACCGCCATCACCCTGCGCAGTGCCGACCGCTGGCGATTGCAGTTCGGCAACCACTATCTGGCCGGCGACATCCAGGAGTTCATCGCGGGCTTTTCCTACCGGGTGAACGAAGTTTGGGAAGGTTACACCCGCGTGCACCTCGACTCGCGTCGCGATCGCTTTGTGGAACAGACCTACGGCGTGCGCCAGACGATCGCCAATCGCTGGATCGTCGGCTACGAACTGTCGTTCTTCGAGGGTCCCCGCCGCGAGAGTGACTTCGGTTTCAATCTCGTGCTGGACGCGATTCGGTTCTGA
- a CDS encoding RsmB/NOP family class I SAM-dependent RNA methyltransferase has product MSRVDNQRRLFLELIEELRPWWRRDPGLPQRLAAWLARHRAGSRDRRLYRELAYTAWRILPWVEDAAPDRLVGLVAQHAEPSRATTDFIAAFGHPESPVPDTSLFPAWLDEACPGMQTAAQRPAMLSRAPLWIRLQTSDATAVAQEFSSRDITFTPSDIIPGAWRVDGEVNLATTAAYRDGLIEIQDIGSQALLHSLPAPLAGHWLDACAGAGGKTLQLAGMLGTAGKVTAHDVRGAALQELSLRVRRARLTNVSVDANPTGRFDGVLVDAPCSGSGTWRRSPHLKWTTTPESIRRAVEKQLFVLDRFAPLVADRGLLVYATCSLCRAENEDVIASFQLSHPHFSPVPLRHPATGEVVRDGHLALLPADLDSDAYFVAAFRRS; this is encoded by the coding sequence GTGAGCCGCGTCGACAATCAACGTCGCCTGTTTCTCGAACTCATCGAAGAACTGCGACCCTGGTGGCGCCGCGATCCGGGACTGCCCCAACGTCTCGCCGCCTGGTTGGCCCGCCATCGCGCAGGCAGTCGTGACCGCCGCTTGTATCGGGAACTTGCCTACACCGCGTGGCGCATCCTGCCGTGGGTTGAAGACGCCGCACCTGATCGGCTGGTCGGCCTGGTCGCACAACACGCCGAGCCATCCCGCGCCACAACCGATTTCATCGCGGCCTTTGGCCACCCGGAGTCCCCCGTCCCCGATACGTCCCTTTTCCCCGCCTGGCTGGACGAAGCCTGCCCGGGAATGCAGACGGCCGCGCAACGTCCGGCCATGCTGTCGCGGGCGCCGTTGTGGATTCGGTTGCAAACCTCAGACGCAACCGCGGTCGCCCAGGAATTTTCCTCGCGGGACATCACGTTCACTCCGTCCGACATCATCCCGGGAGCATGGCGCGTTGACGGTGAGGTGAACCTTGCGACCACCGCAGCCTACCGCGATGGTTTGATTGAAATTCAGGACATCGGCTCGCAAGCCCTGTTGCACAGCCTGCCGGCTCCGCTGGCCGGTCACTGGCTCGATGCCTGCGCCGGCGCAGGGGGCAAGACGCTCCAATTGGCGGGGATGCTCGGGACCGCGGGGAAAGTGACCGCCCACGACGTCCGGGGCGCCGCCTTGCAGGAACTCAGCCTGCGGGTCCGACGGGCCCGTCTTACCAACGTCTCCGTCGACGCGAACCCAACGGGGCGATTTGACGGCGTGCTCGTCGACGCCCCGTGCAGCGGCAGCGGCACGTGGCGTCGCTCCCCTCACCTCAAATGGACAACCACCCCGGAATCGATCCGCCGCGCCGTCGAAAAACAACTGTTCGTGCTCGACCGTTTTGCGCCGCTCGTGGCCGATCGCGGACTGCTCGTCTATGCGACCTGCTCCCTGTGCCGGGCGGAAAATGAAGACGTGATCGCATCGTTCCAACTTTCGCATCCGCACTTTTCGCCCGTGCCGCTTCGTCATCCGGCCACGGGGGAAGTGGTTCGCGACGGCCACCTTGCGCTGTTGCCCGCCGATCTCGATTCCGACGCCTATTTTGTCGCGGCATTCCGGCGCAGCTGA
- a CDS encoding segregation and condensation protein A, producing the protein MVPDSDLRIKLPVFEGPLDLLLFLIRKNELDIYDIPIVSVTKQYIEVLHSMRELNLDVAGDFFVMAATLMEIKSRMLLPRGEAAIDTDGDDDGGIDPRWELVHQLLQYKKFKEAAVELDKLVEFQQGLLARHVSKLAVPQQERPLQPIDRVDLWNAFNMVLRRLSEKLVIGEIKDEQVTVSDQMEWLLTKIQTEKSFVFSSLFTGRVTVRLLVATFLAVLELTRMNKLRVRQNEAFTDILCEAREAEIPLESPSEPDTVTA; encoded by the coding sequence GTGGTTCCCGACTCCGATTTACGCATCAAACTGCCCGTCTTTGAAGGGCCATTGGATCTGCTTCTCTTTCTCATCCGCAAGAACGAGCTGGATATCTACGACATCCCCATCGTTTCGGTCACCAAACAATACATCGAGGTGCTGCACTCGATGCGGGAACTCAACCTCGACGTGGCCGGGGATTTTTTCGTCATGGCCGCGACGTTGATGGAAATCAAAAGCCGGATGCTACTGCCCCGGGGAGAGGCCGCAATCGATACCGATGGCGACGACGACGGTGGCATCGACCCGCGCTGGGAACTGGTGCACCAGTTGCTGCAATACAAGAAATTCAAGGAAGCAGCGGTCGAACTCGATAAATTGGTCGAGTTTCAGCAGGGCCTGCTCGCCCGCCACGTATCCAAACTGGCCGTGCCGCAGCAGGAGCGCCCCCTGCAGCCCATCGATCGGGTCGATCTCTGGAATGCCTTCAACATGGTGCTGCGTCGGTTGTCCGAGAAACTCGTCATCGGCGAGATCAAGGACGAGCAGGTCACCGTCTCCGACCAGATGGAGTGGCTGCTCACCAAGATCCAGACCGAGAAATCGTTCGTGTTTTCCTCGCTGTTCACCGGACGGGTGACCGTGCGTCTGTTGGTGGCCACATTTCTGGCCGTGTTGGAGCTCACCCGGATGAACAAGCTGCGGGTGCGCCAAAACGAAGCGTTCACCGACATTTTATGTGAAGCACGGGAAGCGGAAATCCCCCTTGAATCCCCTTCTGAACCCGACACGGTAACCGCGTGA
- the trxA gene encoding thioredoxin, producing MSANIANLDSTSFKTTVASDAPVLVDFWAPWCGPCKAIAPVLEELATEMEGKVSIAKVNVDDNDAISAEFNVRAIPTLLLFKGGKVVEQIVGMTSKDALIEKINAHV from the coding sequence ATGTCCGCCAATATCGCCAACCTCGATTCCACCTCCTTTAAAACCACCGTTGCGAGCGACGCTCCCGTGCTCGTCGATTTCTGGGCCCCCTGGTGTGGCCCGTGCAAAGCGATCGCGCCGGTCCTGGAAGAGCTCGCCACCGAAATGGAAGGCAAGGTCTCCATCGCCAAGGTCAACGTGGATGACAATGATGCCATCTCCGCTGAGTTCAATGTGCGTGCCATCCCCACGCTCCTGCTCTTCAAGGGTGGTAAAGTCGTCGAGCAGATCGTCGGCATGACTTCCAAGGATGCCTTGATCGAAAAGATCAACGCCCACGTGTAA
- a CDS encoding 1,4-dihydroxy-2-naphthoate polyprenyltransferase, with amino-acid sequence MSTGERASISLWWEAARPRTLPAAVAPVVLATALARHDGLMNLTAAGLCLAFALLIQIGTNYANDYYDFVKGADTAARVGPRRAVAAGLIAPATMQRAMMAVFATAFVVGLGLLPFGGWPLLVVGVVSILCGIAYTGGPYPLAYHGWGDVFVFVFFGLVAVVATYFVQAQRITSEAWILGAGIGALATNILVVNNYRDIATDRQAGKRTLAVRFGEGFSQIQFMAGHLVMIGAIGLLAGRGVLFAPVAGALMAFAGLQGVVQSRRLSSARGAPELIQLLGATGRHVALSALLVSVGLLF; translated from the coding sequence ATGAGCACGGGGGAGCGGGCGAGCATAAGCTTGTGGTGGGAGGCGGCCCGACCCCGCACCTTGCCGGCGGCGGTCGCCCCCGTAGTGCTCGCGACGGCGCTGGCCCGTCATGACGGTCTGATGAACCTGACTGCGGCCGGGCTGTGCCTCGCATTTGCCTTGTTGATTCAAATCGGGACCAACTACGCGAACGACTACTACGATTTCGTCAAAGGAGCGGATACGGCGGCACGGGTGGGGCCGCGCCGGGCAGTGGCGGCCGGACTGATCGCACCGGCGACGATGCAGCGCGCGATGATGGCGGTGTTTGCCACGGCGTTCGTGGTGGGACTGGGGCTGCTGCCGTTTGGAGGCTGGCCATTGCTCGTGGTGGGCGTGGTTTCGATCTTGTGTGGGATTGCCTACACCGGGGGACCGTATCCGCTGGCTTATCACGGTTGGGGCGACGTGTTCGTCTTCGTTTTTTTTGGTTTGGTGGCGGTGGTCGCGACCTACTTTGTGCAGGCGCAGCGCATCACATCGGAAGCCTGGATTCTTGGAGCCGGGATCGGAGCGCTCGCGACCAACATTCTCGTGGTGAATAATTACCGCGATATCGCCACGGATCGCCAAGCGGGCAAGCGCACCTTGGCGGTTCGATTCGGGGAGGGTTTTTCGCAAATCCAGTTCATGGCCGGACACTTGGTGATGATTGGAGCGATCGGGCTGTTGGCGGGGCGGGGCGTGCTGTTCGCACCGGTGGCGGGCGCCTTGATGGCTTTTGCGGGGCTACAAGGCGTCGTTCAAAGCCGGCGCTTGAGCTCCGCCCGAGGGGCGCCGGAACTCATTCAGTTGTTGGGCGCGACAGGCCGTCATGTGGCGCTATCGGCTCTGCTGGTGAGTGTCGGCCTGCTTTTCTAG
- a CDS encoding ABC transporter ATP-binding protein translates to MSAPALVFSQVTKDYRLSGGGPRVRALDALSLSIPTGGIFGLLGPNGSGKSTALKVALGLVRGDAGSCQVAGASAGSAEARAMMGYLPEQGGVHLHLSGWEALMSHARLQGWNRRGAADRAAALLQWVDLTGAAERRVESYSRGMRQRLAFAQALVPDPAVLILDEPFSGVDPLATRRLLALLEALRAEGKTIVLSSHLLDGVGRGCDAVAMLHRGKVIAEGTVAEVLGPAPSISRGFEDVFIERVAAAAEGGGGS, encoded by the coding sequence ATGAGTGCGCCCGCCTTGGTGTTCTCGCAGGTGACCAAGGATTATCGGTTGAGCGGGGGAGGGCCGCGGGTGCGGGCACTCGACGCCTTGTCGTTGTCGATTCCAACGGGGGGAATCTTCGGGCTATTGGGACCCAACGGATCGGGCAAAAGCACGGCGTTGAAGGTGGCGCTGGGCTTGGTGCGAGGCGACGCCGGAAGCTGCCAGGTCGCGGGAGCGTCCGCGGGCAGCGCCGAGGCCCGCGCGATGATGGGTTACCTACCCGAACAAGGCGGGGTGCATTTGCATCTATCCGGATGGGAAGCGCTGATGAGTCATGCGCGGTTGCAAGGGTGGAATCGGCGGGGAGCGGCCGATCGGGCCGCCGCGTTGCTGCAGTGGGTGGACTTGACCGGAGCAGCGGAGCGGCGCGTGGAGAGTTATTCGCGAGGGATGCGGCAGCGGTTGGCTTTTGCGCAAGCCTTGGTGCCGGATCCGGCGGTGTTGATTTTGGATGAGCCGTTCTCTGGCGTCGATCCCCTCGCGACCCGCCGTTTGCTCGCGCTACTGGAAGCGCTGCGGGCCGAGGGCAAAACCATCGTGTTGTCGTCTCATCTGCTTGATGGCGTGGGCCGCGGCTGTGATGCGGTGGCAATGTTGCATCGAGGCAAAGTCATCGCCGAAGGCACGGTGGCGGAGGTTTTGGGCCCCGCGCCGTCGATATCTCGCGGTTTCGAAGATGTATTCATCGAACGGGTGGCGGCGGCGGCGGAAGGAGGTGGCGGATCATGA
- a CDS encoding acylphosphatase — MAEVDHETVYFSGRVQGVGFRYNVLQVAKEYEVCGFVQNIPDGRVLVEVEGLAAEIGEFVTAIESRMHGFVRQVERRAMRRAAIFKGFQIR; from the coding sequence ATGGCCGAAGTTGATCACGAAACCGTCTATTTTTCCGGCCGAGTCCAAGGGGTGGGCTTTCGCTACAACGTGTTGCAAGTCGCCAAGGAGTATGAGGTTTGCGGTTTTGTGCAAAATATTCCGGACGGCAGGGTGTTGGTCGAAGTGGAGGGGCTGGCGGCGGAAATCGGCGAATTTGTGACGGCGATTGAATCACGCATGCATGGTTTCGTGCGGCAGGTGGAACGACGGGCGATGCGGCGGGCGGCGATTTTTAAAGGGTTTCAGATTCGTTGA
- a CDS encoding metallophosphoesterase, with protein MNRRIITIGDIHGCHEEFAAMLHRLQPSSDDQIILLGDMVNRGPDSARVLDMAREIKATALLGNHELRLLEYRRSGNNTRLKETDAATLASLRPEHWDYLESLPVTHHLPEINTVCVHGGFLPGIPWQKQSPDIVTRIQVVDREGQPGKRTECPHGVLWADLWSGPPFVIYGHIPRPDIYKLKWSVGIDTACVMGGHLTAYVLPDRRFVQVQAKQTYFGRGPRPATT; from the coding sequence ATGAATAGACGCATCATCACCATTGGCGACATCCACGGTTGCCACGAGGAATTCGCCGCGATGCTTCATCGGCTCCAACCCTCCTCGGACGACCAGATCATCCTGCTTGGCGATATGGTGAATCGCGGTCCGGACTCTGCTCGTGTGCTCGACATGGCGCGGGAAATCAAAGCCACCGCCCTCTTGGGCAATCACGAGCTGCGCCTGCTCGAATACCGCCGTTCAGGTAATAACACCCGGCTCAAAGAGACCGACGCCGCGACCCTTGCCTCCCTCCGCCCCGAGCACTGGGACTACCTCGAGTCCCTGCCGGTTACCCACCATTTACCCGAGATCAACACGGTTTGCGTGCACGGTGGATTCCTGCCGGGAATTCCCTGGCAAAAGCAATCGCCCGATATCGTGACCCGCATCCAGGTGGTCGATCGCGAGGGTCAGCCCGGCAAACGCACCGAGTGCCCCCATGGCGTGCTCTGGGCCGATTTGTGGAGCGGTCCGCCCTTTGTCATCTACGGGCACATTCCCCGACCCGACATCTATAAACTCAAGTGGTCCGTCGGCATCGACACCGCCTGCGTCATGGGCGGGCACCTGACCGCCTACGTGCTGCCCGACCGTCGCTTCGTTCAGGTCCAGGCCAAACAGACCTATTTTGGCCGCGGTCCTCGCCCCGCCACGACATAG
- a CDS encoding isochorismatase family protein has protein sequence MPDSEAPGALLLCLDMQAPFIDAVVDGAKLTQRCALALQAARGLGIDVALTEQVPAKLGPTLPEIKAAAGDAPILGKTTFSALAEPAVAGLIAEREVAHLILCGLETPICVYQTALDALNQDLVVTVLSDAVGARRLDDATRVIEALSRHGAHVLPLESVFYALLHDASHPYFRTFTQLVKSHG, from the coding sequence ATGCCCGATTCCGAAGCGCCCGGCGCTCTCCTGCTTTGCCTCGATATGCAGGCACCGTTCATCGATGCCGTTGTTGACGGCGCCAAACTCACCCAACGTTGCGCACTCGCGCTCCAGGCCGCGCGAGGTCTGGGCATCGACGTGGCCCTGACCGAACAGGTGCCGGCCAAACTCGGGCCCACTCTGCCCGAGATTAAAGCTGCCGCCGGTGACGCTCCGATCCTCGGCAAAACCACATTCTCCGCCCTCGCGGAACCCGCCGTCGCGGGCCTGATCGCCGAACGCGAGGTCGCCCATCTCATTCTTTGCGGATTGGAAACCCCGATCTGCGTCTACCAAACCGCGCTGGATGCACTGAATCAGGATCTTGTCGTGACCGTGCTCAGCGACGCCGTGGGAGCCCGCCGCCTCGACGACGCCACCCGCGTCATCGAGGCGCTCTCTCGCCACGGCGCCCATGTGCTGCCGCTTGAATCCGTGTTCTATGCGTTGCTGCACGACGCCTCCCACCCCTACTTCCGCACCTTCACCCAATTGGTTAAATCTCATGGCTGA